DNA sequence from the Pseudoduganella plicata genome:
CGCGGCTGGAAGTTCCCCATCATCTCGCCCAGCCGCACGGCGCCGGCCGGTTGCCACTGGTGATTGAAGGTAAGCGTGTCCTGCGGAAACAGCATGACGACGGTGGAACCCAGCAGGAAGCGTCCTAGCTCTTCGCCTTTTTTCAGCACGATGTCGCGGTCGGCATAGGTCCATTCGCACAATGTCGGCTGGCGCGGCGGGTTGACCACGCCGTGCCAGACGGTGGCCATGCTGCCGACGATGGTGGCGCCGACCAGCGTCATGACGAAGGGGCCCGCTGCCGTGTCGAACACGCAGACAACGCGCTCGTTGCGGGCAAACAGGCCCGGCACCCCGCGCGCCGTGGTCGGGTTGACGGAAAACAGTTCGCCCGGGACGTAGATCATCCGTGTCAGCTTGCCGTCGCACGGCATATGGATGCGGTGGTAATCGCGCGGCGACAGGTACAGGTTGGCGAAGCTGCCGTGACGGAACTGCTCGGCCAGCGTCCTGTCGCCACCCACCAGCGCCGCGGTGCTGAACTTGTGACCCTTGGCCTGGAAGATCTGGTCGTCCTCGATGGCGCCAAACTGGCTGATGCGGCCGTCCACCGGGCAGACGTAATCGGCCTGCGCCAGCGGCCGCGCACCCGGTTTCAGCGCACGGGTGAAGAACTCGTTGAAGCTGTGGTAGCTGGCGATGTCCGGATTGGCCGCCTCGTCCATGTTGACGTCATATTTGCCGACAAACCAGCGGATCAGCCGTGTCGTCATGGCGCCGCCCTTTGCGCCCGCGACGCGGCCGGCAAAATTCGTCAGCGCCCCCTTCGGGAGCAGGTATTGGGGCAGTACGGCAAGGCGGTCGGACACGATGTGAAATCCCGGACATGATCAAGATCGCATTATAGCCGCGCACATCCGTCCGCTGGCACCGTCCTGCATGAGAAATATTTCCGTGATCCCAACTAATTGCGCCAGAAGCATCTTACAATAGAGCATCTTGCTTTATTGCTAACCGCCAGCACCCCTTCATGCCCAATCCCGCATCGTTGCACCGCCACGCCGTGGCAGCCGCTGTCGCGGCCGCTTTCTGCGCCGCGTCGACCAGTCACGCCCAGTCCGCTGCCCCGGTCATCCCGGATGAACCCGCCAAGGTGGAACCCAAAACCGGGTCCGGCAACGACGCGAAGCCGCTGCCGGAAAACATCCAGCGCGTCGAAATCAAGGGTGCGGTGGCGGCGTACGATCCGCGCCGCGACGACACGGCCAGCAAGATCGTCGTCACCAGCGAGGAGATTCAACGCTACGGCGACACGTCCGTCAACGACGTCCTCAAGCGCCTGCCCGGCATCACCGTCGGCGGCGCGGCCGGACGCAGTGGCGGCGAGATCCGCATGCGCGGCCTGGGCAGCGGCTATACGCAGATCCTGCTGAACGGCGAGCGCGCCCCGGCTGGCTTCTCGATCGATACGCTGTCGCCCGACGTCATCGAGCGCATCGAGATCGTGCGCGCCGCCAGCGCCGAGTTCTCCACGCAGTCCATTGCCGGCACCATCAACATCGTGCTGAAAAAGGCGGTCAAGTCCGCGCAGCACGTCCTCAAGATCGGCGCGGGCAAGAGCGCGGACGCGTTCAATCCATCGGGCAGCCTGCAGCTGTCCGACAAGCTGGGCAACATGAGCTACTCGATGGGCGCCAACGTCTGGCGCTACCGGTACGACCGGCAGTCTCCGACCGAGGACACGCGCACCGATCCCGCTGGCCGGCTCGTCATGCTGCACAGGTCGCGCCAGCACGACTGGGGCAGCCCGGAAGGACTGAACCTGTCGCCGCGGGTGAACTGGACGCTGAAGAACGGCGATACGGTGACATGGCAGGGCTTCGTCAACGTCAACCGCGGCGAGCACGCCAGCGAGGAGGTCATCGACACGCCGACCGGAACGCCGCCGCTGTACGACGCGGGCACGGGACGGCAGAGCGGCCACACGAATTTTCTCCGTTCCGATCTGAACTGGGTGCGCAAGCTGGACGGCGGCGGCAAGCTCGATATGAAGCTGGGCGCCAGCGACATGCGCTCGCGTAATACCTGGCACGAACTGAATTACCGCGCTGCGTCCCTGGCACGCGACAGCACGGTCCGCACCAACACGGATGAATGGGGCATCACCAGCCAGGGCAAGTATACGGCGCCGCTGATGCCGGGACACGAGCTTTCGATGGGATGGGATGGCGGCGCCACGCGGCGCGACGATGCCCGCATCGAGCGGACGGTCGACCTGCCCGGCGCATCTCCGGGCAGTGCGGACAATTCCGACGAGGGCTACGCGGCCAGCGTCGACCGACTGGCCCTGTACGTGCAGGACGAGTGGAATGTCACTCCGCGCTGGTCGATGTACGTGGGCGTGCGCTGGGAGGGCATCGACACGGCCAGCGAAGGCGGCACGTTCGAGACCGTGCGGCAGAAAACCAGTGTCTGGAGCCCGCTTGCACAGACGCTGTACAAGATTCCGGATACGCGCGACCAGCTGCGCCTGGCACTGACGCGAACCTACAAGGCGCCGCCGGCCGGCAACCTGGTGCCGCGCCGCTTCACGTCCACCAATAACACCCAGACCGAACCCGACCGGCGCGGCAACCCGGATCTGCAGCCGGAACTGGCGACGGGCATCGACGCGTCGTACGAGCATTACTGGGCGGAGAATGCGCTGCTGAGCGCCGCCGTCTCGATGCGCCATATCAGCGGCTATACGCGTCAGGGGCTGCTGCTGGACCCGGACGGGCGCTGGGTGTCCACGCCCGTCAACGACGGCAGCGCCGTTACGCGCAGCCTGGAGCTGGAAGCGAAGTTCCCGCTGTCGGCCATCATGAAGGATGCGCCGGGCGTGGACATGCGGGCGAGCGTCAGCCGCAACTGGTCGCGCGTGGACGCGGTGCCGGGTCCGGACAACCGCCTCGACCAGCAGACCCCGCTGTCGGCCACGGTCGGCTTCGATTACAAGACCCGCGACGGCAAGCTGACGACGGGCGCCAGCTTCGCGTTCAGGAACGGCGGGCCGGTGCGCATCGACGTCAACCAGACGGGTTACCAGTCGGTGCGCCGGGACCTGGATCTGTATGCGCTATGGAAGTTCGATGCCCGCTATCAGTTGCGCGTCGCCGTCGCCAATGCGCTGAGCCAGGACTACCTTTTCGACAGCGCGTACACGGAGGCGAATGGCGTGTTGCGTCGCACGGGCCGCCATGCCGGCTATGCGCAGGGCAGGGCCACGCTCGAAGTGCGCTTCTGAAAAGCCATGCCGCCCCGGGCCGCGCACCGGCACCGGAGGCATCGGCCGATAAACCCCGGTTTTGTCCCAGGTTTGCGGCGATGCGCAATGCGCCCGATCATGCGCTGTCGATCGGATGGCCGGTTAGCGGGTGGATCAAGCCAGCATCAGTTCGAATACATCATCCGTTATGCAAGGCCCTGCAATTGGCGGCGCTGCACCGTGCGGCAAATCGCGCTATCGGTAACGGCGCGCCGATTCCGTTCGCACGCACCTCGACCTGTTCCAGTTAATCGGAATGCGGTCGATTTATTCTCCAGAAACGTTTCGTTGCATTTTGCACGAATAAATGTGGAATAGGTTTGCCATCTTATGGTAAATTGGCGGTACATTCAATTCTCACACATTGTCACACCCCGGTTTTACACTTACGAAGGATAAGAGATGACGACCTACCAGGAATACCAGGCCAAGATTGCTGAATTGCAGAAGGCTGCCGAGAACGCCCGCAAAAACGAAATCGCGCAGGCCAAGGAACAAATCGCCAGCATCATGCGCGAATACGGCCTGACCTTGGCCGATCTGGGCCCTGCGGTAAAAGCCGCCAAGCCCGTCAAGCCGCGCGCTCCGGTCCCGATGAAATACCGTGACGACAAAACCGGCCAGACCTGGACCGGCCGGGGCCGCGCTCCGAAATGGCTGGAAGGCCGCAAGAAGGAAGAGTTCCTGATCAAGCAATAATGTCGCCGGCGTCGCGGCGCTGGGTGTGGCGCCGCTGCCGTGATGACCATTTTCGCTGTGGGAATGAGGCTGTGGCGGACGCTGCGCGCGGTCCGGATGGCCAATTGCGGCAAGGGGCGTCAGCATTTGCGCGATACATTGGTCAGTCCGTCAGCCGCCGTCTTGCATGCGCGGTCGGATCGAACGCTAACCCCGGCAAGCTCCGCGGTCAAATGTATGCCGCGCTGCGCATTATCTGTCCGGATCTCCGGCGAATGCGCGCAGATACCAATCGGTAGCCTCGCCAGGCAACTGGCGGTAGTGATAAATCGATTACGCCTTCGATATTGTGCCTAATAGCGCTGGGCTTTGATCTACGCCAGCGCCTGCTTCCAGGGCCAGCTTCCAGCGTCTGCTTCTATTGTCGCCGGATAGCGACACCCTGACTGTCGTCCCATTCTCGTTTCCTCATCGGCGCAAATCGTACAAGCGCTGGTCGGTTCCGCCCATCTCGCGCCAATCTTGCGTCCCACCATTTTCACCTGCGAAGCCGCCATTCGCCATGACCCCGCGTGAATAGGACAGACGGATGGGATGCCAGGTGTTTATTGTGCCGGCCCGGCTTTGGTATGAGGCTTTCCAACTTGTAATGGTGAGGACCGCCAATGCCGAGGCAGGCGGGTTGGACCCGGGTGATGCCCTGTCGGCTCGTCGATTCACGTCCTTTCTCCGACCGCGACGGTGCCGCGTTGCGCGACGTGTGCTTCGTCATGAAGGAGGCCATTGAGCACCTGCGCCAGGCTTCGTATCTGCATCCCACGCGGGCGTCAGGTGTTGGCGATTCATGCGAAGATGCGCCGCATGATACCCTTGTTCCCCTCAATACGATCCTGTTCCCGGACGGCCGCCTGGCGCTGCAGGTGTTCGAGGTGCGTTACCTGGACATGATCCGCAAATGCATCGCCAACGCCGAAGAGTTCGGCGTCGTGCCGCTGGCCCACGGCGACGAAGTGCGCAAGCCCGGCCAGCATGAAGCGCTCGCCGGCGTCGGCACGCTGGCGAGCGTCGTCGATTGGACGGCGCCGCTGCCGGGCCTGATGCGGATCACCTGCGTAGGCACGCAGCGCTTCCGCATCGTCGAAGCTACGCAGCTGCCGCACGGCCTGTGGATGGCCGATATCGTGCGCCTGCCGCACGACCTGGAAATTCCCGTTCCGATGGACCAGCAGGACGTCGCCAACGCGCTCGGCTCGCTGATCCGCACGCTGCAGCAACGGGGCGTGACGGGCGCGCAGATGCCGATGCAGCCGCCGTACCGGCTCGACGACAGTGGCTGGGTCGCCAACCGCTGGTGCGAGCTGCTACAGCTCGACATGATGCAGAAGGAGCTGCTGCTGGCACAGGAAAACCCCGTGCTGCGGCTGGAGCTGGTGCAGGACGCGCTGACGGAAAACGGCCTGCTGAACTGACGGGCCACCCGCGCGGTCACGCCGGCTCGATACGCGCCGGCGTCGCATGTGCGCGCACGGCCCACGTCACGCCGGCCACCAGCAAGGCCATCGCAGCCGCTTCCAGCGGGCGTGGCCACTGCTGCCGGTACAGGAACCCTTACAGCAGTGCGAACAGCGTCTCGAACAGGATCAGCTGGCCGGACAGCGTGACGGGCACGCGCCGGCTGGCCACGTTCCACAACTGATTGCCGATCACGGAAGCGCCCAATGCCAGCAGGGCGTTGAACAGCCAGAAGCGGCCCCAGTCACGTCCGCTGGCGGCGCCCGCGGCACCTGTCACGCTGTCGTGCCACAGCGCGAACGCGAGAAGCCCCACCAGCACGGCAATCGCGCCCGACATCAGGCCGTACAGCGCCGACCATTCGCCGCTGCTGAAGTGATGATTCTTCTTCAGGTAGCGGGCGTTGTCGACGGCATACCACGTCCAGCAGGCCAGCGCGCCACCGGCACACAGCACCCCGGTCAGCGTCCGCCACAGCGGCCTGCCGGCGGCCTGCGCATGCCCGAAAGCGTCCACGTTGATGCAGGCGATGCCGGCGCCCACGATCAGCAGTGGCATGGCCAGCTGGCGCAGCGGCACGGCGCCCGCATCGCGGCGCCCCATCAGGGTGACGGTGATCGGCAGCACGCCGATGATCAGCGACGTGGGCGCCACGCCCGCCAGCCGCACGCCCAACGCCAGCAGCGTGTAGTAAATCAGGTTGCCCGCCAGTGCCTGGCGCAGCAGCGCTTCGAGGTCGGTCCGGTCCAGCCGGGCCGCCAGGCCGCGCAGCTTTGGCAGCAGCAGCGTCAGGGCCATCGCGCCGTAGGCCATGTAGCGGCCCAGGGCCAGTTCCAGCGGGGTGAACGCCATCAGCAGCTCCGGCACGATGAACACCATGCCCCAGAATGCGCCTGCCAGCAGGCCGCATGCCACTCCTTGCCACATCGTCTGTCTTTCTCGTCGTTAAAGCTGCGACAGTGTCGCACAGCTTGCGCTAAGGTGGGGGGCAGCGAAAGTGGAGGAGATCATGACCGACAGGAGCAGCAATGAAGACATCATTGCGGGACTGCGCCAGGATGCGCGGCCTTTGGCACAACCGGACGACCTGAACGCAGTGCTGGAACAGATCGGCGACGCCTCCATCGTGCTGTTGGGCGAGGCGACCCACGGCACGCGCGAGTTCTACCAGTTGCGGGCCGAGATCAGCAAACGGCTGATCGTCGAGAAGGGCTTCGACGCGCTGGCCGTCGAGGCGGACTGGCCGGACGCGCTGCGCGTCAGCCGCTACGTGCAGCACGGCGGCGACGACATGACCGCCGAAGGTGCGCTGTCCGGCTTCAAGCGCTTTCCCCAATGGATGTGGCGCAATCAGGAGATCGTCGAACTGGTGAACTGGCTGCGCGTGCACAACGGCCACGTGGCCAGCGCTGCGCGCAAGGCGGGCTTCTACGGCCTCGATCTGTACAGCATGGCGCAGTCCATGCATGCGGTGATCGCCTACCTGGAGAACGTCGATCCGGAAGCGGCGGCGCGGGCGCGCCAGCGCTATGCGTGCATCGACCATATGGCCGAGGACCCGCAACGCTACGGCTACGCCACCACGTTCGGCATGAAGGAGGATTGCGAGCGCGAGGTGGTGCGCCAGCTGATGGAACTGACACGGCAAGCCAATGAACACGTCCGTGCCGGCGCCGGTCTCGTGCCGGACGAGCTGTTTTACGCGCAGCAGAATGCCCGCGTGGCCCGCAATGCGGAAACCTACTACCGTTCGATGTTCCAGAGCCGCGATGAGTCGTGGAACGTGCGCGACTCGCACATGGCCGAAACGCTGGAGGCGCTGCGCGAGCACATTGCCCAGCGCACGGGCAAGCCGGCGAAAGTGGTCGTGTGGGCCCACAACTCGCACCTGGGCGATGCGCGCGCCACCGAGATGGGCGAGGGCGGACAGCTCAACCTGGGACAGCTGGTGCGCGAGCGCTACCGGCCCGAGGACACCTTCCTGCTGGGCTTTACGACGCACACGGGCACCGTGACGGCGGCCACGGACTGGGACGGCCCGGCGGAGCTGAAGGGGCTGGTGCCGTCGCGCCAGGACAGCGTGGAGCGGCTGATGCACGAGGTCTCCGTCAGCAGCGGATGGGCGCGTTTCCTGCTGCCGATCCGCGGCCGCGACAGCATGCTGGCACGGCTGCCGTCACGCTGCCTGGAACGGGCGATCGGCGTCATCTACCGGCCAGGCACGGAGCGCCACAGCCACTACTTTCATGCCGACGCGGCGAAGCAGTTCGATGCACTGATCCACGTCGACAGCAGCACGGCCCTGCAGCCGCTGGAGCGCTCGGCGCTGTGGCAGCAGGACGAGGTGCCCGAGACCTATCCGTCAG
Encoded proteins:
- a CDS encoding H-NS histone family protein — translated: MTTYQEYQAKIAELQKAAENARKNEIAQAKEQIASIMREYGLTLADLGPAVKAAKPVKPRAPVPMKYRDDKTGQTWTGRGRAPKWLEGRKKEEFLIKQ
- a CDS encoding TonB-dependent receptor plug domain-containing protein, with product MPNPASLHRHAVAAAVAAAFCAASTSHAQSAAPVIPDEPAKVEPKTGSGNDAKPLPENIQRVEIKGAVAAYDPRRDDTASKIVVTSEEIQRYGDTSVNDVLKRLPGITVGGAAGRSGGEIRMRGLGSGYTQILLNGERAPAGFSIDTLSPDVIERIEIVRAASAEFSTQSIAGTINIVLKKAVKSAQHVLKIGAGKSADAFNPSGSLQLSDKLGNMSYSMGANVWRYRYDRQSPTEDTRTDPAGRLVMLHRSRQHDWGSPEGLNLSPRVNWTLKNGDTVTWQGFVNVNRGEHASEEVIDTPTGTPPLYDAGTGRQSGHTNFLRSDLNWVRKLDGGGKLDMKLGASDMRSRNTWHELNYRAASLARDSTVRTNTDEWGITSQGKYTAPLMPGHELSMGWDGGATRRDDARIERTVDLPGASPGSADNSDEGYAASVDRLALYVQDEWNVTPRWSMYVGVRWEGIDTASEGGTFETVRQKTSVWSPLAQTLYKIPDTRDQLRLALTRTYKAPPAGNLVPRRFTSTNNTQTEPDRRGNPDLQPELATGIDASYEHYWAENALLSAAVSMRHISGYTRQGLLLDPDGRWVSTPVNDGSAVTRSLELEAKFPLSAIMKDAPGVDMRASVSRNWSRVDAVPGPDNRLDQQTPLSATVGFDYKTRDGKLTTGASFAFRNGGPVRIDVNQTGYQSVRRDLDLYALWKFDARYQLRVAVANALSQDYLFDSAYTEANGVLRRTGRHAGYAQGRATLEVRF
- a CDS encoding LON peptidase substrate-binding domain-containing protein, which encodes MPCRLVDSRPFSDRDGAALRDVCFVMKEAIEHLRQASYLHPTRASGVGDSCEDAPHDTLVPLNTILFPDGRLALQVFEVRYLDMIRKCIANAEEFGVVPLAHGDEVRKPGQHEALAGVGTLASVVDWTAPLPGLMRITCVGTQRFRIVEATQLPHGLWMADIVRLPHDLEIPVPMDQQDVANALGSLIRTLQQRGVTGAQMPMQPPYRLDDSGWVANRWCELLQLDMMQKELLLAQENPVLRLELVQDALTENGLLN
- the asd gene encoding archaetidylserine decarboxylase (Phosphatidylserine decarboxylase is synthesized as a single chain precursor. Generation of the pyruvoyl active site from a Ser is coupled to cleavage of a Gly-Ser bond between the larger (beta) and smaller (alpha chains). It is an integral membrane protein.) — translated: MSDRLAVLPQYLLPKGALTNFAGRVAGAKGGAMTTRLIRWFVGKYDVNMDEAANPDIASYHSFNEFFTRALKPGARPLAQADYVCPVDGRISQFGAIEDDQIFQAKGHKFSTAALVGGDRTLAEQFRHGSFANLYLSPRDYHRIHMPCDGKLTRMIYVPGELFSVNPTTARGVPGLFARNERVVCVFDTAAGPFVMTLVGATIVGSMATVWHGVVNPPRQPTLCEWTYADRDIVLKKGEELGRFLLGSTVVMLFPQDTLTFNHQWQPAGAVRLGEMMGNFQPR
- a CDS encoding erythromycin esterase family protein; this encodes MTDRSSNEDIIAGLRQDARPLAQPDDLNAVLEQIGDASIVLLGEATHGTREFYQLRAEISKRLIVEKGFDALAVEADWPDALRVSRYVQHGGDDMTAEGALSGFKRFPQWMWRNQEIVELVNWLRVHNGHVASAARKAGFYGLDLYSMAQSMHAVIAYLENVDPEAAARARQRYACIDHMAEDPQRYGYATTFGMKEDCEREVVRQLMELTRQANEHVRAGAGLVPDELFYAQQNARVARNAETYYRSMFQSRDESWNVRDSHMAETLEALREHIAQRTGKPAKVVVWAHNSHLGDARATEMGEGGQLNLGQLVRERYRPEDTFLLGFTTHTGTVTAATDWDGPAELKGLVPSRQDSVERLMHEVSVSSGWARFLLPIRGRDSMLARLPSRCLERAIGVIYRPGTERHSHYFHADAAKQFDALIHVDSSTALQPLERSALWQQDEVPETYPSGL